Proteins found in one Sorghum bicolor cultivar BTx623 chromosome 1, Sorghum_bicolor_NCBIv3, whole genome shotgun sequence genomic segment:
- the LOC8066238 gene encoding uncharacterized protein LOC8066238: MERRLRAIAPKPLPPPAPPRSLLWRGHKRGRDDHLLLSPPVSKREREATSSSSSSSSYPYPYPYPPPPLLPAAGVGLGRYMSMPEGVLAGCEERLRGLSLVAGSPAAAAAAVPVERDLISKLQVPKVIKPRPARPLCTTICIDSSNIADAVDGGGVAYPETTSTVSVSSKTAREVETELELPGALPAVVSGHHHNRVHLVNDAYKAMVGQPVCPWLDYLPGGAGAGVSTTSRRINGIVVLDVRKFGPAAAPPRRPPDVVGGSVDAAFPCTARITWEQGGGNAIASLTVPCTVEHLIGSRSGDYRYIWRFDSSRASIIYCIT; this comes from the coding sequence atggaACGACGGCTCCGTGCAATCGCGCCCAAGCccttgccgccgccggcgccgccacgGAGCCTGCTGTGGCGAGGGCACAAGCGCGGCCGCGATGACCATCTCCTTTTGTCGCCTCCGGTGTCAAAAAGGGAGAGGGAggcgacgtcgtcgtcgtcgtcgtcgtcgtcctaccCTTACCCTTACCCTTACCCTCCACCTCCACTCTTGCCAGCCGCCGGCGTGGGACTGGGACGGTACATGTCTATGCCCGAGGGTGTTCTCGCCGGCTGTGAGGAGCGGCTCCGGGGACTCTCGCTTGTGGCGGGGtctccagcggcggcggcggcggcggtcccgGTGGAGCGCGACCTGATCTCGAAGCTGCAGGTGCCCAAGGTCATCAAGCCTCGCCCCGCTCGCCCCCTGTGCACCACCATCTGCATCGACTCCAGCAACATCGCCGACGCCGTCGACGGTGGTGGCGTTGCGTACCCGGAGACGACGTCGACGGTGTCTGTGTCCAGCAAGACGGCGAGGGAGGTGGAGACGGAACTGGAGCTGCCGGGCGCGCTTCCGGCCGTCGTGTCCGGCCACCACCACAACCGTGTCCACCTGGTGAATGACGCGTACAAGGCTATGGTGGGGCAGCCAGTGTGCCCGTGGCTCGACTACCTGcctggcggcgccggcgccggcgtgtCGACGACGTCGAGGAGGATCAATGGTATAGTGGTGCTGGATGTGCGAAAGTTCGGCCCTGCTGCCGCGCCGCCACGCCGGCCGCCGGATGTCGTCGGAGGATCAGTCGACGCCGCCTTCCCGTGCACCGCGAGGATCACGTGGGAGCAAGGTGGTGGCAACGCCATCGCCTCCCTCACCGTGCCGTGCACCGTTGAGCACCTCATCGGCAGCAGGTCCGGTGACTATCGCTACATCTGGAGGTTCGACTCGAGCAGAGCGTCCATCATCTACTGCATCACGTGA